From a region of the Vagococcus coleopterorum genome:
- the yedF gene encoding sulfurtransferase-like selenium metabolism protein YedF, whose protein sequence is MKQVDARGLTCPKPVIEAKKALKENNCIEVLVDNQIATENLKKLAEVKQYKVNVIKESNQSFKVILSTGSSNSPVQNNVILEPNKSNTNVVVAVDTEVMGQGNQQLGESLMKSFIYALAEQDFQPTCILFYNGGAKLTVENSPVLEDLKGISERGVSILTCGACLDFYGLTERLAVGEITNMYRIVELMSTAHHVVKP, encoded by the coding sequence ATGAAACAAGTTGATGCGCGAGGTTTAACGTGTCCTAAGCCAGTAATTGAAGCAAAAAAAGCTCTTAAAGAAAATAATTGCATTGAGGTGTTGGTTGATAATCAGATTGCGACAGAAAACTTAAAAAAATTAGCTGAAGTAAAACAATATAAAGTAAATGTTATTAAAGAAAGTAATCAGTCATTTAAAGTGATTTTATCTACAGGGAGCAGTAACAGTCCAGTCCAAAATAATGTCATTTTAGAGCCAAATAAATCTAATACCAACGTTGTTGTTGCTGTTGATACTGAAGTAATGGGACAAGGAAATCAACAATTAGGTGAGTCGCTTATGAAAAGTTTTATTTATGCTTTGGCAGAACAAGATTTCCAGCCTACTTGTATTCTTTTTTATAATGGTGGTGCGAAATTAACCGTGGAAAATTCGCCGGTGTTAGAAGATTTAAAAGGAATTTCGGAACGGGGGGTATCAATCTTAACATGCGGTGCTTGTTTAGATTTTTATGGTTTGACAGAGCGCTTAGCAGTGGGGGAAATCACAAATATGTATCGAATTGTTGAGTTAATGTCTACAGCACATCATGTTGTGAAACCTTAG
- the selD gene encoding selenide, water dikinase SelD, protein MEKINEFGGLFICGGCNAKIGPGNLSKLLNGLPQTNDDRLLVGFDSTDDAGVIKLSDDVALIQTLDFFPTMVSDPYLFGKIAATNALSDVYAMGGKVLSAMNIVCFPEEMDINILGEILRGGSEVIQEAKALLVGGHSIHDSTPKYGLSVTGTIHPDNILTNNNCQVGDILILTKAIGVGIITTAYSVGETTDENFAEAISSMTTLNKYASEVIVKHKVSSCTDVTGFGLLGHLSEMLGENQTAYLTSRDIPVISGAYECAQELLVTAGGQRNRNFLNDKVLFKCDDFAIEELMFDPQTSGGLLISVPAEYAKKLVDELQQVDQLASVIGKVVELDTHKIIIE, encoded by the coding sequence TTGGAAAAAATAAATGAATTTGGGGGATTATTTATATGTGGTGGTTGCAACGCGAAAATTGGACCGGGTAATTTAAGCAAATTATTAAATGGACTGCCACAAACTAATGACGATCGTTTGCTTGTGGGGTTTGATTCAACAGATGATGCGGGAGTGATTAAGTTGTCAGATGATGTGGCCTTAATTCAAACTTTAGACTTTTTCCCCACGATGGTAAGTGATCCTTATCTATTCGGGAAAATTGCTGCGACTAATGCATTAAGTGACGTCTATGCGATGGGTGGAAAAGTGTTATCTGCCATGAATATTGTGTGTTTCCCCGAAGAAATGGATATCAATATATTGGGAGAGATTTTACGTGGTGGTAGTGAGGTTATTCAAGAGGCAAAAGCTTTATTGGTTGGGGGGCATTCAATTCACGACAGTACACCTAAGTATGGCTTATCTGTTACTGGCACAATACACCCCGATAATATTTTGACAAATAATAATTGCCAAGTTGGGGATATCTTGATTTTGACTAAAGCAATTGGTGTTGGAATCATCACAACAGCGTATAGTGTAGGTGAAACAACTGATGAAAATTTTGCTGAAGCGATAAGTTCAATGACAACACTAAATAAATATGCTAGTGAAGTGATAGTTAAACATAAGGTGAGCAGTTGTACTGATGTGACAGGATTTGGGTTATTAGGTCATTTAAGCGAAATGCTTGGTGAGAATCAAACAGCGTACTTAACAAGCAGGGATATTCCAGTTATTAGTGGTGCTTATGAATGTGCGCAAGAATTATTAGTGACAGCTGGGGGACAACGTAATCGTAATTTTTTAAACGATAAAGTTTTATTCAAATGTGATGATTTTGCTATTGAGGAATTAATGTTTGACCCACAAACTTCTGGGGGCTTATTAATCAGTGTGCCAGCTGAATATGCAAAAAAATTAGTTGATGAGTTACAGCAAGTGGACCAGCTTGCATCTGTGATTGGAAAAGTAGTTGAATTGGATACTCATAAGATCATTATAGAGTAA
- a CDS encoding TPM domain-containing protein: MKRILTMLFMTLSLFVGLSFTADAQRVNGVDDFFAADYANILREEDKQLISAKNIAYENKYKDKAPQIVVMTLPRMSTGDIESESIKIFEDKKIGSADYDNGILILYDLDTNKVRIEVGYGMEGSIPDGMAGMILDTYLEDIKASDKAAKSRGLTSVFNDVVTQVDADIAEGGIKATKASVWKSFKYFVMNNPEMMIFFLFFMYAFGVSTVREVKDREKINFYQEHGADEFLIKYGITWVAFYAAYMARKRAAVARAASRGSGNIGGFGGGGGFGGGGSFGGGGSSGGGGASR, encoded by the coding sequence ATGAAGCGTATACTAACAATGTTGTTTATGACATTAAGCCTATTCGTAGGCTTATCTTTTACTGCTGATGCTCAGCGTGTCAATGGCGTGGATGATTTCTTTGCTGCTGACTATGCCAATATTTTAAGAGAAGAAGACAAGCAGTTAATTTCTGCAAAAAATATTGCTTATGAGAATAAATACAAAGATAAGGCTCCGCAAATTGTGGTAATGACCTTACCTCGTATGTCCACAGGTGATATTGAGTCTGAATCAATTAAGATTTTTGAAGATAAAAAAATAGGTAGTGCAGATTACGATAACGGCATATTAATATTATATGATTTAGATACTAACAAGGTCAGAATCGAAGTTGGATATGGGATGGAAGGAAGTATTCCAGACGGTATGGCAGGTATGATTCTCGATACGTATCTAGAAGATATTAAAGCAAGCGATAAAGCAGCTAAATCTCGTGGGCTGACAAGTGTCTTTAATGACGTTGTCACACAAGTTGATGCAGACATCGCTGAGGGTGGTATTAAAGCGACCAAAGCATCTGTGTGGAAATCATTCAAGTACTTCGTAATGAATAATCCAGAAATGATGATTTTCTTCTTATTCTTTATGTATGCCTTTGGTGTTTCAACAGTTCGAGAAGTTAAAGATCGCGAGAAAATTAATTTCTATCAAGAACATGGTGCAGATGAATTTTTAATCAAATACGGAATTACGTGGGTAGCATTTTATGCTGCTTATATGGCACGTAAACGTGCAGCAGTTGCAAGGGCAGCTTCACGAGGAAGTGGCAACATCGGCGGTTTTGGCGGCGGTGGTGGCTTCGGTGGTGGAGGTAGCTTCGGTGGCGGAGGTAGTTCTGGTGGTGGAGGAGCAAGTAGATAA
- a CDS encoding LemA family protein codes for MENLAKKPIVWILGVIAVLAIMFGGMYNGFMQAETEVDSAWANVESKLQRRHDLIPNLVNSVQGEMKQEQEVFGKIADARAAVQGAKTTDDKVAAENELSSQVNRLTTLIVENYPELKSSENVTKLMDELSGTENRISTERDRYNSAVKSFNVKVKRFPGNMVAKVFGFDAKEFFKADAGAEKAPEVSFDK; via the coding sequence ATGGAAAATTTAGCAAAAAAACCAATTGTTTGGATTTTAGGTGTCATTGCAGTCTTAGCAATTATGTTTGGTGGTATGTATAACGGATTTATGCAAGCTGAAACAGAAGTTGATTCTGCTTGGGCTAACGTTGAAAGCAAATTACAACGTCGTCATGATTTAATCCCTAACTTAGTAAATTCAGTTCAAGGTGAAATGAAACAAGAACAAGAAGTTTTTGGTAAAATCGCTGATGCTCGTGCAGCAGTTCAAGGTGCCAAAACAACAGATGATAAAGTTGCAGCAGAAAACGAATTATCAAGTCAAGTTAATCGTTTAACAACTTTAATCGTTGAAAACTATCCAGAACTTAAATCAAGTGAAAACGTGACTAAGTTAATGGATGAATTATCAGGAACAGAAAACCGTATTTCAACTGAACGTGATCGTTACAACTCAGCTGTTAAATCATTTAACGTTAAAGTTAAACGTTTCCCAGGTAATATGGTAGCAAAAGTCTTCGGATTTGATGCAAAAGAATTCTTCAAAGCAGATGCTGGTGCTGAAAAAGCTCCAGAAGTATCATTTGATAAATAA
- a CDS encoding DUF2165 domain-containing protein: protein MNLTESKVDRLLKIFTVLMPTSFTFFVIIDNIFFAWDDNFQFVKHVMSMDTVESVVHWRTFDNPIIWKTAYTMLICFETATFLIGVIALYKLIKALNKDQATFFKAKLWGYLTFVFTLLIWFFGFIDIGGEWFKMWLSPSWNGQPIAMWLSILFAVLLGIFHTSERES from the coding sequence ATGAATTTAACAGAAAGCAAGGTTGATCGTTTGTTAAAAATTTTTACTGTTTTGATGCCCACGTCATTTACATTTTTTGTCATTATTGATAATATTTTTTTCGCCTGGGATGATAATTTCCAATTTGTAAAACATGTTATGTCCATGGATACCGTTGAGAGTGTGGTTCATTGGCGGACATTTGATAATCCAATAATTTGGAAAACGGCTTATACAATGTTGATTTGTTTTGAAACAGCTACATTTTTAATTGGAGTAATTGCCTTATACAAGTTAATTAAGGCGCTGAACAAAGATCAAGCGACATTTTTTAAAGCGAAATTGTGGGGTTACTTAACATTTGTCTTTACGTTATTGATTTGGTTCTTTGGTTTTATCGATATTGGCGGAGAATGGTTTAAAATGTGGTTATCCCCATCTTGGAATGGCCAACCTATTGCGATGTGGTTATCAATTCTTTTTGCTGTGTTACTAGGTATTTTTCATACTTCAGAACGTGAGAGCTAA
- a CDS encoding DUF1904 family protein: protein MPRFIFKNVEFEDVKSLSQTLSVKSAEIIDCPIDWITFEHVSNTIFLEGNDITSSMLFLEVSWFKRSQEVQDQLATYLNSTLNKYFNEEKEITIIFHTLEEANYYEEGQNFL from the coding sequence ATGCCAAGATTTATATTTAAAAACGTAGAATTTGAAGACGTAAAATCACTTTCTCAAACATTATCAGTCAAAAGTGCTGAAATAATTGATTGCCCTATTGATTGGATTACCTTTGAGCACGTTAGCAACACAATTTTTTTAGAAGGAAATGATATCACGTCAAGCATGTTATTCTTAGAAGTTAGTTGGTTCAAACGCAGCCAAGAAGTTCAAGATCAGCTTGCAACGTACTTAAACTCAACCCTTAACAAGTATTTTAATGAGGAAAAAGAGATTACGATTATCTTCCACACTCTTGAAGAAGCTAACTATTATGAAGAAGGTCAGAACTTTCTATAA
- the eno gene encoding phosphopyruvate hydratase — translation MSIITDVYAREVLDSRGNPTIEVEVYTESGAFGRGMVPSGASTGEYEAVELRDGDKSRYLGKGVSQAVENVNTIIAEAIVGFDVRDQMDIDKLMIELDGTPNKAKLGANAILGVSIAVARAAADYSETPLYHYLGGFNTKVLPTPMMNIINGGSHADNSIDFQEFMIMPVGAPTFKEALRMGAEVFHALAKILKGKGLSTAVGDEGGFAPNLGSNEEGFEVIMEAIEAAGYKPGTDVVLAMDAASSEFYDKDKGVYVLADSGEGEKTTEEMVQLYADLCEKYPLISIEDGLDENDWDGFKKLTEVLGDKVQLVGDDLFVTNTDKLAEGIEKGIANSILIKVNQIGTLTETFEAIEMAKQAGYTAVVSHRSGETEDATIADIAVATNAGQIKTGSLSRTDRIAKYNQLLRIEDQLGDTAQYKGLDSFYNLKNK, via the coding sequence ATGTCAATTATTACAGACGTATACGCACGCGAAGTCTTAGACTCACGTGGTAACCCAACAATCGAAGTAGAAGTTTATACTGAAAGCGGAGCTTTCGGTCGCGGAATGGTTCCTTCAGGTGCCTCAACTGGAGAATACGAAGCCGTTGAATTACGTGATGGCGACAAATCTCGTTACTTAGGTAAAGGTGTTTCTCAAGCCGTTGAAAATGTTAATACAATTATTGCTGAAGCAATCGTTGGATTTGATGTAAGAGACCAAATGGATATCGATAAATTAATGATCGAATTAGATGGTACTCCAAACAAAGCTAAATTAGGTGCTAACGCTATTTTAGGTGTTTCTATTGCCGTTGCTCGTGCTGCTGCAGACTACTCAGAAACTCCTTTATACCACTACTTAGGCGGATTCAATACTAAAGTATTACCAACTCCAATGATGAACATCATCAATGGTGGTTCACATGCTGATAACAGTATCGATTTCCAAGAGTTCATGATCATGCCAGTAGGAGCTCCTACATTTAAAGAAGCTTTACGTATGGGTGCTGAAGTATTCCACGCGTTAGCTAAAATCCTTAAAGGTAAAGGTTTATCTACAGCAGTAGGTGACGAAGGTGGTTTTGCTCCTAACTTAGGTTCAAACGAAGAAGGATTCGAAGTTATTATGGAAGCTATCGAAGCTGCTGGTTACAAACCGGGAACTGACGTAGTATTAGCAATGGATGCAGCTTCATCAGAATTCTACGATAAAGATAAAGGTGTTTACGTTTTAGCTGATTCAGGCGAAGGCGAAAAAACAACTGAAGAAATGGTTCAATTATACGCTGACTTATGCGAAAAATATCCATTGATCTCAATCGAAGATGGATTAGATGAAAATGACTGGGATGGATTCAAAAAATTAACTGAAGTATTAGGCGACAAAGTTCAATTAGTTGGTGACGATTTATTCGTAACAAACACTGATAAATTAGCTGAAGGTATCGAAAAAGGTATCGCTAACTCAATCCTAATCAAAGTTAACCAAATCGGTACATTAACAGAAACTTTCGAAGCTATTGAAATGGCTAAACAAGCTGGCTACACTGCAGTAGTTTCTCACCGTTCTGGTGAAACTGAAGATGCGACTATCGCTGACATCGCTGTTGCGACAAATGCTGGTCAAATCAAAACTGGTTCATTAAGCCGTACTGACCGTATTGCTAAATACAACCAATTATTAAGAATCGAAGATCAATTAGGTGATACTGCTCAATACAAAGGTTTAGATTCATTCTATAACTTAAAAAATAAATAA
- the gpmI gene encoding 2,3-bisphosphoglycerate-independent phosphoglycerate mutase → MSKAPVAIIILDGFGLRNETVGNAVAQAHKPNFDRYMKEFPTASLKAAGLDVGLPEGQMGNSEVGHSNIGAGRIVYQSLTRIDKAIEDGEFQTNEALLKAMDHAIKNDSALHLFGLLSNGGVHSHQNHLYALLETAKAKGVKETYIHAFLDGRDVAPTSGVDFMKELVAKLEELNYGQIATVSGRFYAMDRDTRWERVEKAYNALALGEGVKATDPVHAIEASYADGINDEFMLPTVIEKDGKPVATVTDNDAVIFFNFRPDRAIQLSNAFTDSEWSNFDRKAHPQNVQFVTMTLYNPSIVADVAFPPMEMKNVIGEVLANNNLKQLRIAETEKYPHVTFFMNGGRNEEFEGESRTLINSPKVETYDLKPEMSAYEVTDSLVADIAADKFDAIILNFANPDMVGHSGMLEPTIKAIEAVDENLGRVVDGILAKDGYAIIFADHGNSETMMTPEGKPHTAHTTVPVPVIVTKKGVELRTDGRLADVAPTMLDLLGVEKPAEMTGQSLIK, encoded by the coding sequence ATGAGTAAAGCACCAGTAGCCATTATTATTTTAGATGGTTTTGGCTTACGTAATGAAACAGTGGGTAACGCTGTTGCGCAAGCTCATAAACCAAATTTTGACCGTTACATGAAAGAATTCCCGACAGCTTCTTTAAAAGCTGCGGGACTTGATGTCGGTCTTCCTGAAGGACAAATGGGTAACTCAGAAGTCGGGCACAGTAACATTGGTGCTGGCCGAATTGTTTACCAAAGTCTAACAAGAATTGATAAAGCCATTGAAGATGGAGAATTCCAAACTAATGAAGCTTTATTAAAAGCAATGGATCACGCTATTAAAAACGATTCAGCTTTACACTTATTCGGCTTACTATCGAATGGTGGGGTACACAGTCATCAAAACCACTTATACGCTTTACTTGAAACAGCTAAAGCTAAAGGGGTTAAAGAGACTTATATCCATGCCTTCTTAGATGGTCGTGATGTGGCACCAACTTCTGGTGTTGATTTCATGAAAGAATTAGTGGCTAAACTTGAAGAGTTAAACTATGGTCAAATTGCAACAGTATCTGGTCGTTTCTATGCGATGGACCGTGATACACGTTGGGAACGTGTTGAAAAAGCTTATAACGCTTTAGCTTTAGGCGAAGGTGTTAAAGCAACTGATCCAGTTCATGCCATTGAAGCATCTTATGCTGATGGGATTAACGATGAGTTCATGTTACCAACAGTCATTGAAAAAGATGGTAAACCTGTTGCGACAGTAACTGATAACGATGCTGTTATCTTCTTTAACTTCCGTCCTGACCGTGCCATCCAATTATCAAATGCCTTTACAGATAGTGAGTGGTCTAACTTTGACCGCAAAGCTCATCCACAAAATGTGCAATTTGTGACAATGACACTTTATAACCCAAGTATTGTTGCTGATGTTGCTTTCCCGCCAATGGAAATGAAAAATGTCATCGGTGAAGTCTTAGCTAACAATAACTTAAAACAATTACGTATTGCCGAAACTGAAAAATACCCACACGTGACGTTCTTTATGAATGGTGGACGTAATGAGGAATTTGAAGGTGAAAGCCGTACACTAATTAACTCACCAAAAGTTGAAACATATGACTTGAAACCTGAAATGAGCGCTTACGAAGTGACTGATTCACTAGTAGCAGACATCGCAGCAGACAAGTTTGATGCCATCATCTTAAACTTCGCTAACCCTGATATGGTTGGACACTCTGGTATGCTAGAGCCAACGATCAAAGCGATTGAAGCAGTTGATGAAAACTTAGGTCGAGTAGTTGATGGTATTTTAGCTAAAGATGGTTATGCGATTATCTTCGCCGACCACGGAAATTCTGAAACAATGATGACACCTGAAGGTAAACCACATACTGCCCACACAACGGTGCCAGTCCCTGTGATTGTAACTAAAAAAGGCGTTGAGTTACGTACAGATGGACGTTTAGCTGACGTAGCACCAACAATGTTAGACTTACTAGGTGTTGAAAAACCTGCTGAAATGACAGGGCAATCACTGATTAAGTAA
- the tpiA gene encoding triose-phosphate isomerase, translating to MRKPIIAGNWKMNKTAQEAMTFVEAVKNNIPANSAVDSVVGSPALFLQSLAEAAKGTELKISAQNCYFENAGAFTGENSPEAIADLGVQYVIIGHSERREYFHETDEDINKKAKAIIANGMTPIVCCGETLEQREAGETATWIKGQVENALDGLTNEQVANLVVAYEPIWAIGTGKSSSATDADETCFVVRKTIADKFGADVANKVRIQYGGSVKPENIKEYMAQENIDGALVGGAALEANSFLALLEAVK from the coding sequence ATGCGTAAACCAATTATCGCTGGTAACTGGAAAATGAACAAAACAGCTCAAGAAGCTATGACTTTCGTTGAGGCTGTGAAAAATAATATCCCTGCAAACTCTGCAGTGGATTCAGTTGTAGGTTCTCCTGCACTATTCTTACAAAGCTTAGCTGAAGCAGCTAAAGGAACTGAGTTAAAAATCTCAGCTCAAAACTGTTACTTTGAAAATGCGGGTGCTTTCACTGGTGAGAATTCACCTGAAGCTATTGCTGATTTAGGTGTTCAATATGTGATTATTGGACATTCAGAGCGTCGTGAGTATTTCCACGAAACAGATGAAGACATTAACAAAAAAGCTAAAGCAATCATTGCTAATGGTATGACACCAATCGTTTGTTGTGGTGAAACCTTAGAACAACGTGAAGCTGGCGAAACAGCAACTTGGATTAAAGGTCAAGTTGAAAATGCCTTAGATGGTTTAACAAATGAGCAAGTAGCTAACTTAGTTGTTGCTTATGAACCAATCTGGGCAATCGGAACTGGTAAATCTTCATCAGCTACTGATGCAGATGAAACATGTTTCGTCGTTCGTAAAACAATTGCTGATAAATTCGGTGCAGATGTTGCCAACAAAGTTCGTATTCAATACGGCGGTAGCGTTAAACCTGAAAACATCAAAGAATACATGGCTCAAGAAAACATCGATGGAGCATTAGTTGGTGGGGCAGCTTTAGAAGCTAACTCATTCTTAGCTTTATTGGAGGCAGTGAAATAG
- a CDS encoding phosphoglycerate kinase has translation MAKLTVKDLALKGKKVLVRVDFNVPLKDGVITNDNRITAALPTIEHIITEGGKAILFSHLGRVKEEADKEGKSLAPVAKALSDKLGKEVVFVPGVTRGEALETAINNLPEGGVLLVENTRFEDVDGKKESKNDADLGKYWASLGDDIFVNDAFGTAHRAHASNVGISSNVSQAAAGFLMENEIKFIKEAVEAPVRPFVAILGGSKVSDKIGVIENLIEKADKVIVGGGMTYTFFAAKGIEIGDSLVELDKVELAKSLIEKAGDKLVLPVDSIEANAFAGYTEMKATEGEAVDKGFLGLDIGPKSIELFEKTIEGAKTVVWNGPMGVFENEDFAKGTISVMDAIAAQEGATSIIGGGDSAAAAINLGRADKFSWISTGGGASLELLEGKELPGLTALTEK, from the coding sequence ATGGCAAAATTAACAGTAAAAGATTTAGCCTTAAAAGGTAAAAAAGTTTTAGTCCGTGTTGACTTCAACGTACCTTTGAAAGATGGCGTGATTACTAACGATAACCGTATCACTGCTGCTTTACCGACAATTGAACACATTATCACTGAAGGTGGGAAAGCTATTTTATTCTCACACTTAGGTCGTGTGAAAGAAGAAGCTGATAAAGAAGGTAAATCACTTGCACCAGTTGCGAAAGCATTATCTGATAAATTAGGTAAAGAAGTTGTTTTCGTACCAGGCGTTACTCGTGGGGAAGCTTTGGAAACAGCGATCAACAACTTACCAGAAGGTGGCGTTCTATTAGTAGAAAACACACGTTTTGAAGATGTTGATGGTAAAAAAGAATCTAAAAATGATGCTGACTTAGGTAAATACTGGGCATCTCTTGGCGATGATATCTTCGTCAATGACGCTTTTGGTACTGCCCACCGTGCACACGCTTCAAACGTTGGTATTTCATCAAACGTTTCTCAAGCAGCAGCAGGTTTCCTAATGGAAAATGAAATCAAATTTATTAAAGAAGCTGTTGAAGCACCAGTTCGTCCATTCGTAGCGATCTTAGGTGGTTCAAAAGTATCTGATAAAATTGGTGTAATTGAAAACTTAATCGAAAAAGCTGATAAAGTTATCGTTGGTGGAGGAATGACTTATACATTCTTCGCTGCTAAAGGTATCGAAATTGGTGACTCACTAGTTGAATTAGATAAAGTTGAATTAGCTAAATCATTAATTGAAAAAGCTGGGGACAAATTAGTCTTACCAGTTGATTCAATCGAAGCCAATGCATTTGCTGGCTACACTGAAATGAAAGCAACAGAAGGTGAAGCAGTCGATAAAGGATTCTTAGGCTTAGATATTGGTCCTAAATCAATCGAGTTGTTTGAAAAAACAATCGAAGGTGCTAAAACGGTCGTTTGGAATGGTCCTATGGGCGTATTCGAAAACGAAGATTTTGCTAAAGGAACAATTTCAGTTATGGATGCTATTGCCGCTCAAGAAGGCGCAACATCTATCATCGGTGGAGGAGATTCAGCAGCCGCTGCAATCAACTTAGGCCGTGCTGATAAATTCTCATGGATCTCAACTGGTGGTGGAGCTTCTCTAGAATTATTAGAAGGTAAAGAACTACCAGGCTTAACTGCATTAACTGAAAAATAA
- the gap gene encoding type I glyceraldehyde-3-phosphate dehydrogenase — protein sequence MTVKVGINGFGRIGRLAFRRIQEVEGIEVVAINDLTDANQLAHLLKYDTTQGRFNGEVEVKEDHFLVNGKEVKTLANANPAELPWGDLGVEIVLECTGFFTSKEKAEAHLQGGAKRVVISAPGGNDVPTVVFNTNHNILTGSETVISGASCTTNCLAPMADVLNKEFGVVEGLMTTIHAYTGDQNTLDAPHKGGDLRRARAAAENIIPNTTGAAKAIGLVIPELNGKLDGAAQRVPVATGSLTELVTILDKKVTVDEVNAAMKAAANESYGYTADPIVSSDIVGMTYGSLFDETQTKVMTVGDQQLVKTVAWYDNEMSYTAQLVRTLEYFAKLG from the coding sequence ATGACAGTAAAAGTAGGGATTAATGGATTTGGACGTATCGGACGCTTAGCATTCCGTCGTATCCAAGAAGTAGAAGGTATCGAAGTAGTAGCAATCAACGACTTAACAGACGCTAACCAATTAGCTCACTTATTAAAATATGATACAACTCAAGGCCGTTTCAACGGTGAAGTTGAAGTTAAAGAAGATCACTTCTTAGTTAATGGTAAAGAAGTTAAAACTTTAGCAAACGCTAACCCAGCTGAATTACCTTGGGGAGACCTAGGTGTTGAAATCGTATTAGAATGTACTGGTTTCTTTACTTCTAAAGAAAAAGCTGAAGCTCACTTACAAGGTGGAGCTAAACGTGTAGTTATCTCTGCTCCTGGTGGAAATGACGTACCTACAGTAGTATTCAATACTAACCACAATATCTTAACAGGTTCTGAAACAGTTATCTCTGGTGCTTCATGTACAACTAACTGTTTAGCTCCTATGGCTGACGTTTTAAACAAAGAATTTGGTGTTGTTGAAGGATTAATGACAACTATCCACGCTTACACAGGTGACCAAAATACTTTAGATGCTCCTCACAAAGGCGGAGACTTACGTCGTGCCCGTGCAGCAGCTGAAAATATCATTCCAAACACAACTGGTGCTGCTAAAGCAATCGGTTTAGTAATTCCAGAATTAAACGGTAAATTAGACGGAGCAGCTCAACGTGTTCCTGTAGCAACTGGTTCATTAACTGAATTAGTAACTATCTTAGACAAAAAAGTAACAGTTGATGAAGTTAATGCAGCTATGAAAGCAGCAGCTAACGAATCTTATGGTTACACAGCTGACCCAATCGTTTCTTCTGATATCGTAGGTATGACTTACGGTTCATTATTCGACGAAACACAAACTAAAGTAATGACTGTTGGTGATCAACAATTAGTTAAAACTGTTGCTTGGTATGATAACGAAATGTCATACACTGCACAATTAGTTCGTACTTTAGAATACTTTGCTAAATTAGGTTAA